The DNA sequence GTCGTGGGTATTGGATTTGGGTAGTTTCATTGAGTTGGATTTTTTATCATATAATTCGAGTAGAAAAGAGAGCATCTTTTTGAGCCGTTCTCCATCGATGATATTATTGGTTCCATCGGGAAATTGAATAGGAAATTTGGTTTTGGGATCAATTGCTGCGATAGCGCTATGTGTTGAAAACCGGGTTTCTAAAAGTTCTTTTAGGATAAAATCTAAGCGCTTTTTTTCTCCATTGACAAGTACGCCCAATTCAAGATCGAACCAATTATTTTTAGAGGCTTTTTCTTCGATATCGATGAAGAATGAATCGATTTCATTCAACCATTCATAGGGGAAATCATGAGTTACTTCAAAGCGCCATTTCTTTTTTTCTAGGGTGCGGAGTTGTTGAAGGGCGCGTGTTTGATGAGATCTCTCAAAAGTAAAAGCAATTGTATCGCTTCGAAAATGAATTAAAGAGATACTTTTAAAGGGAGGTTGGGTGATTTCGTTAAGAGCGATCGTTTCCTCTTCGATATCACGCGTGATTTCTAAACAATGGCCCCCGTCGATGCGCTTTATGACTTTTTCGGGATGTTCAATGGGGATTTCATATTTATCATAGAGAAAGGAAAGAGAAATAATAGGAGTGCCAAATTTCCCCGATAGCTTGAGCTTAGGGATGGGTTTTGGTTCTATAGAGCTCACGGGGAGTTGCGGGGGATGGGGAAGCATTTTTTGTAGATCCGATGTTTCCAAATGACGGATAAATTGAGGGATTTGCGCAACGGGAACGTTCAAGTTATCATTTAAGAAACGAGCCAGATGTTCAGGTGACATATCCAACTCTAGAGGTCCACAGGTCATTGTTTCGGGGTCGATATAGTGGCATTCATCAAATAAGAGGATAAAACAGGGTCGCTCTTGATCTATGAGAGGAACAAGATAATAGGTACTGTTTTGATCCGGTTGCCAAGACAGAGAGAGCTTTTTTTTCTCTCCCTTTTGAAGAGGAGTCGTCATGCTATCAAAGAAACAACGTCCGGTATCCAATAGGAGATCTATTTGGGAAAACGTTTTAATTGAGGCGATTTCGATCGCCCCTCTATTAAGGAGATCATATGTTGAGCGCGATTGGAATACTTTTGATGCGATTAAGGTCGATAGGATGTGGAGATCGTTTTGATGTAATTGTTGTGTATTTAGATAATAGGGCAAAGAAGTCGGTTTGGCATACCTGCCACTCTTTAGAATGCGCGAAAATCCACAATTTAGATAGGTAATGATAGGGGAATTAGAGGGGTTTTGAAAAAGAAAAACAACGGGTTGAGGGGTTTGTGTTTCTTTTTCTTTATTTTTTATGCTTTCAAAGAAGGAAGACCATGGGTCGGAATGCGATTCATGGTGAGCTCTACTCATAGGATGAGGTGTAGATTTATCTTGAAAAAGTGTCATTGCTTCTAGAAGCGTTGCAACGACATGTTTACATTCTCCACCTAAGGGGCAACTACACTGATTATTAAAGAATGTAAGCGGATCCGAATGGTCGAGATCGAATTCAATGGTGCTTATATAAGGCTTTTTTTGACTGCCGCGGACAGTCCCCTCGATTAATAGGATGTTTTTATAATGTTCTATGCGAACATTCAAAACACATTTTTTAAAAAGATATTGAGCTCCCTTGGAGTAGGTATGTTCACCAAAAAAATCGACCAAATTTTCTTTTGTATACGGTGTCATTGATATTTCCATCATGTGCCTCTCGCGGTTTCAAACACGTTTTAAATTTAGCAGATGGCTGAATTTTAAAGGAATGGTTAATGTGGTGCTAATCTTTATTCAGTATAATGATAAGATGCGCTATGATTTTTAGTCTTTACATTAGGATTAACACATGTCTGAAGCTATTTCCCCCACACGAAAATTAGAATATGATACTCCGGAAGACGAGAGCTCTTCAATTAGCCCAAAGGATAAAGATAGAGTAGGCTCTCTTTTTGCAAGAATCATGAGTGGAGAGGTCCCTGAGATGGCTTTTGAGTTGAGGGGCGGGCCAATCGCTGCTTATCAAAGGCCTGAATCTAGTCTGTTAGCTAGCTTAAAAAGCGCAAGCTTATCTTCTCTACCTCCTTTTATGACAAATGAATTAAGAGATGACGCACCCAAAACGTGTAGTGCAAAACCCCATGAAGATGCTGAAGCGCATCATTCTGAAAAGCATGAGCATTCTATAACCGAAGTGGCAGCGCATTATCTTTATGAGGAGGTAACCCATGCCGCTCTACATCACCATCCGGTTACTCGGAATACGCTCCATGTAGCAACAGGATTTTTCTCATCAGAGGGAGAAGATGTGAGGGATAGTTTAGTCGATGCGGGAGTTCATGTGGGACAAGTCATTGCTATGGATCGAGCTCTTTGTTTGTTGGCAAAGGGGACTATGTGGACAACAGCTCAGGCCCTTTTCGCTATGAGTAGTTCGGATTGCCTAGGTAGAGCAATGGAGAGCGGGCTCAAGAGAGCTCCCACCGGAAGAGTTGCTTTCAATACGTTGGGTATGACCGAGCCGATGACGTCGATTGACGATGTGCGCGAGATAGCTCGAGTGCTTCAGATTCCTCAAAAGACATGGGATGCCCTCCATCATGCCGTTTCTTCTTTTGTGAAAGAGAAGTTAAATGACATTGGCATTCGAAATGGCTTAAAAAAGCCCAATTTAGATGACGTGATGCGGATCATAGCAGAGAATTCTCCTGAAGAACAAGAAAGACAGTCTTTGGTGTTGGTGACTCAGTTAATGCTTACCAATGCAAAGGTTGATGCTGCCGAAATGAGTTGAACAGCGGGCGCCAATCTCGTCTCGTTCATTGAGGGGATTTTTTAATCGGAAAGAATTATTTTAAAACATAGCGTGTGTTTTTTCCTTTTCCGATACGTTTAACTAATCCTTGATCAATTAGGGAGCG is a window from the Simkaniaceae bacterium genome containing:
- a CDS encoding DEAD/DEAH box helicase, with the protein product MMEISMTPYTKENLVDFFGEHTYSKGAQYLFKKCVLNVRIEHYKNILLIEGTVRGSQKKPYISTIEFDLDHSDPLTFFNNQCSCPLGGECKHVVATLLEAMTLFQDKSTPHPMSRAHHESHSDPWSSFFESIKNKEKETQTPQPVVFLFQNPSNSPIITYLNCGFSRILKSGRYAKPTSLPYYLNTQQLHQNDLHILSTLIASKVFQSRSTYDLLNRGAIEIASIKTFSQIDLLLDTGRCFFDSMTTPLQKGEKKKLSLSWQPDQNSTYYLVPLIDQERPCFILLFDECHYIDPETMTCGPLELDMSPEHLARFLNDNLNVPVAQIPQFIRHLETSDLQKMLPHPPQLPVSSIEPKPIPKLKLSGKFGTPIISLSFLYDKYEIPIEHPEKVIKRIDGGHCLEITRDIEEETIALNEITQPPFKSISLIHFRSDTIAFTFERSHQTRALQQLRTLEKKKWRFEVTHDFPYEWLNEIDSFFIDIEEKASKNNWFDLELGVLVNGEKKRLDFILKELLETRFSTHSAIAAIDPKTKFPIQFPDGTNNIIDGERLKKMLSFLLELYDKKSNSMKLPKSNTHDIEGWKKTLDGIVKWKTNAQFEKILKQLSEAMNPPHLPLPETLQATLRNYQHTGFNWLQHLQKCSFGGILADDMGLGKTIQILTHLLAEKEAGRMKKPSLIIAPTSLVPNWVHETTRFAPSLKVLVLHGQERKEQFSEIPDHDIVLTTYPLIVRDQKIFFKHSFYTIVLDEAQYIKNSLTKSFQVLCELDAMHRFCLSGTPMENHLGELWSIFHFLNPGLLGNKQQFSRHFRNPIEKMENKEIQERLSKKIAPFLLRRTKDKVAIELPPKTELIKYIAVKDDQRDLYETIRISMLEKVKQVIQEKGLAKSQIIILDALLKMRQACCDPRLVKMKTNASVIASAKLEYLVELLTTLLDENRKILLFSSFTSMLALIEEQLQTLHVNYVKLTGQTKNRKEVIDQFQNGNVPLFLISLKAGGVGLNLTQADTVIHYDPWWNPAAERQATDRAHRIGQDKPVFVYKLITEKTIEEKIIALQQKKQDMIDHLFDSKGADQLRLSMEELEELFKPIS